Proteins from one Pseudomonadales bacterium genomic window:
- a CDS encoding acyltransferase: MAIRQARPHIQSLTGLRFYLASAIFVMHFSQFVLASLFPNRSIFSDYTSAGHLAVDAFFVLSGFVIAYSYFDTIQQQGQFWPFIVRRLARIFPVHLFTTLLVAIPIMLYLGAEYQQAASYMRNIPERAVEFNLSELVKSLLLVQSWSLPMTVSWNFASWSISCEWLVYLLFPLYVAALKPAAGRPLVTLLLIIALYILEIVAAAVSMQQQGINGVGVIRVLPSFASGILLCRLCWQQPAAQPKQLNWLFWPMLAVLLQPETWLMIGVLPFFMLLIYLLARQHISASWLTHRWAIYGGHISFCLYLAHAALLVLSALFANPSDYAAAAGWQKGIYIVGFLLATVALTLVAHHLIEKPAFRWVTKRLSANTAKA, translated from the coding sequence ATGGCGATCCGCCAAGCTAGGCCACATATTCAGTCACTCACAGGCTTACGCTTTTACCTCGCTAGTGCAATTTTCGTCATGCATTTTAGCCAGTTTGTACTTGCCTCGCTGTTTCCTAACCGCTCGATATTTTCTGACTATACCTCAGCCGGCCATTTGGCAGTTGATGCCTTTTTTGTGTTGAGCGGTTTTGTAATCGCTTACAGCTATTTTGATACGATTCAGCAGCAGGGGCAGTTCTGGCCATTTATTGTGCGTCGGCTGGCGCGGATTTTTCCGGTGCATCTGTTTACCACCCTATTGGTCGCTATACCGATTATGCTCTACCTCGGCGCCGAATATCAGCAAGCGGCCAGCTATATGCGCAATATTCCTGAACGCGCAGTTGAGTTTAATCTCAGTGAATTGGTGAAAAGCCTGCTGCTGGTGCAGTCATGGAGTCTACCGATGACGGTAAGCTGGAATTTTGCCTCTTGGTCGATCAGCTGTGAATGGTTGGTATATCTGTTGTTCCCGCTGTATGTGGCGGCATTAAAACCTGCAGCTGGTCGTCCGCTGGTGACTTTATTGCTAATCATCGCTTTATATATTCTAGAGATCGTAGCGGCTGCGGTCAGTATGCAGCAGCAGGGTATTAACGGCGTTGGCGTGATTCGTGTGTTGCCGAGTTTTGCCAGCGGTATTCTGCTATGCAGGCTGTGCTGGCAGCAGCCTGCTGCCCAGCCAAAACAGCTGAACTGGCTTTTTTGGCCGATGTTAGCGGTACTGCTTCAGCCGGAAACTTGGTTAATGATCGGCGTTTTACCGTTTTTTATGCTGCTTATTTACTTGCTGGCACGACAACATATTAGCGCCAGTTGGCTGACTCACCGCTGGGCAATTTATGGCGGGCATATTTCATTTTGCTTATATTTAGCGCATGCGGCCTTGCTGGTACTGAGCGCATTGTTTGCTAACCCCAGTGATTATGCCGCGGCTGCTGGCTGGCAGAAGGGGATTTATATTGTGGGCTTTTTGTTGGCTACGGTGGCATTGACCTTAGTGGCGCACCATCTGATTGAAAAGCCTGCATTTCGCTGGGTTACCAAGCGATTGTCAGCGAACACAGCAAAAGCTTGA
- a CDS encoding FAD-dependent oxidoreductase yields MAQWECIVCGWVYDEAKGDPENGVAAGTKWDDVPESWLCPDCCVGKEDFEIVAGTEDEVVASDDSDSAAEADNGPLVIIGTGLAGYNLVKEIRRIDADKPIIMLTSDDGHNYSKPMLSTGFTKNKDAAALSMGDAGKMALQFNVSIWTNTVVSAIDTDHQRLSLSTGASLEYGKLVIAWGADTIKPPMEGDGLDMVFSINDLVDYDNFRKAMSKAEAKKVAIIGGGLIGSEFTNDLQNGGFETETIDPMGYTLPTLLPEAAGKAVQTALEAQGAKFHFGPLDSGEFGPVATAVNKTDSGVEVVLNNGVSIAADAVVSAVGVRPRIALAEASGIAVNRGVIGNKFLETSAKNVYTLGDCAEIEGHVLFYVAPLLAGAKALAKTLTGTPTEVSYPAMPVTIKTPTCPVVVSPAPRDAEGEWTIDANGADVVAEFRNGAGELLGFALTGANGVKEKMRLQKELPPIMA; encoded by the coding sequence ATGGCACAGTGGGAATGTATTGTATGTGGCTGGGTATATGACGAAGCCAAAGGTGATCCCGAAAATGGCGTCGCAGCAGGCACCAAATGGGACGATGTTCCAGAAAGCTGGTTATGCCCTGACTGCTGCGTTGGCAAAGAAGATTTTGAAATTGTCGCAGGCACTGAAGACGAAGTGGTTGCCAGTGATGATAGTGACTCTGCTGCCGAAGCTGATAACGGCCCCTTGGTGATTATTGGCACCGGCTTAGCAGGTTATAACTTGGTAAAAGAGATTCGCCGCATCGACGCTGACAAGCCAATTATTATGCTGACCAGTGATGATGGCCACAACTACTCAAAACCCATGCTGTCGACGGGCTTTACCAAAAACAAAGATGCTGCGGCCCTATCCATGGGTGATGCTGGCAAAATGGCATTGCAGTTTAACGTGAGCATTTGGACCAATACCGTGGTTAGCGCCATTGATACTGATCACCAGCGTCTAAGCTTGAGCACCGGCGCATCGCTCGAATACGGCAAGCTAGTTATTGCCTGGGGTGCGGATACGATCAAGCCGCCGATGGAAGGCGATGGTCTAGACATGGTGTTCTCTATCAACGACCTTGTTGATTACGATAACTTCCGTAAAGCCATGAGCAAGGCTGAAGCGAAAAAAGTAGCGATTATTGGTGGCGGTTTGATTGGTTCAGAATTCACCAATGACTTGCAAAACGGTGGTTTTGAAACCGAAACAATTGACCCGATGGGTTATACCTTGCCAACCTTGCTACCAGAAGCCGCGGGTAAAGCGGTGCAGACTGCATTAGAAGCGCAAGGTGCTAAGTTTCATTTTGGTCCACTCGACAGCGGCGAGTTTGGCCCAGTTGCTACGGCCGTTAACAAAACTGACAGCGGTGTTGAAGTGGTGCTTAACAATGGCGTGAGCATCGCAGCTGACGCTGTTGTCTCAGCGGTTGGCGTACGCCCTCGCATTGCCTTGGCCGAAGCCTCTGGGATTGCGGTGAATCGTGGCGTTATCGGTAACAAATTTTTAGAAACCTCAGCCAAAAATGTCTACACCCTCGGCGACTGTGCTGAGATAGAAGGTCACGTGCTGTTTTATGTAGCACCGCTATTGGCAGGCGCCAAGGCCTTAGCAAAAACCTTAACTGGCACGCCAACCGAAGTTAGCTACCCTGCCATGCCGGTAACCATTAAAACGCCAACCTGCCCGGTCGTTGTGTCACCTGCACCTCGTGACGCTGAAGGCGAGTGGACTATTGATGCCAATGGCGCTGATGTTGTGGCTGAATTCCGCAACGGCGCTGGCGAGTTATTGGGCTTTGCATTAACCGGCGCCAATGGCGTGAAAGAAAAAATGCGCTTACAAAAAGAGCTACCGCCGATCATGGCCTAG
- a CDS encoding chorismate lyase — translation MFNLYRPANRVTVAQLSVEDSAALLDQSSLTERLIACSQQSFAVEVISQGFAKPRLDEAIALGLSPSRHCLIREVKLWVDDQPWVYARSVIPTQSLHGALGFLKKLRNSALGALLFKDPKLQRSQFEIFSGNLSQLCAAPAALQLAEQKVISRRSVFVLRRQPLLVAETFLSDCLL, via the coding sequence GTGTTTAACTTGTATCGGCCAGCCAACCGAGTCACGGTTGCGCAGCTATCCGTAGAAGACAGCGCGGCATTGCTGGATCAAAGTTCATTAACCGAGCGTTTAATCGCCTGCAGTCAGCAATCCTTTGCCGTAGAGGTAATTAGCCAAGGTTTTGCGAAACCGCGCTTAGATGAGGCGATTGCGCTGGGCTTGTCACCGAGTCGACATTGCTTGATTCGCGAGGTTAAGCTTTGGGTTGATGATCAGCCCTGGGTCTATGCGCGCAGCGTGATTCCGACCCAGAGTCTGCACGGTGCGCTGGGGTTTTTGAAAAAGCTGCGCAACTCAGCACTGGGCGCTTTATTATTCAAAGACCCTAAACTCCAGCGTAGTCAGTTTGAAATTTTTTCAGGCAATTTAAGCCAGCTCTGCGCCGCGCCGGCGGCGCTGCAATTAGCGGAGCAAAAAGTCATCAGTCGGCGTTCGGTATTTGTACTGCGACGCCAGCCGCTATTAGTAGCTGAAACTTTCCTCAGCGACTGTCTGCTTTAA